Proteins found in one Pyrus communis chromosome 15, drPyrComm1.1, whole genome shotgun sequence genomic segment:
- the LOC137717343 gene encoding protein ESSENTIAL FOR POTEXVIRUS ACCUMULATION 1-like isoform X2: MADLSSSASRRQLSVTTPPQISKGGQGSENLIPLSPQWLLPKPGESKTGMLTGEKPPSPNPSFGSRLDTMKSSGNGDEIRDTQKKDVFRPSLMDMEAGGRRERWRDEERDTNSSGRKDRWRDGDKEIGDTRRMDRWMENSSAKQFGEARRAPLERWTDSSNKESNYEQRRESKWNTRWGPNDKEAEGFPDKWADSGRDGLHLDKSLSHVGNHVKDEKDGDPYRPWRSNSSQARGRGDPSYNQTLSANKHAPTHSSNWGRGEITPPSFSLGRGRGGSGGGFMNSSPTIPQSIGTVLDKVESEHGEPYPLRYSRTKLLDVYRKADMKSYKKPVDGFIEVSSLAVDEPLEPLALCAPNSEEMALLKGIDKGDIVSSGAPQTSKDGRNPNDFTQSRRPKLGSREDLPLALGDSKDESIARSKGGLPNYAEGSSYERQVLHHGSSLKGEITQEHKTYSENNFRSEAFKGDSGPFIRAEEAPVSAELSMQGGITAHSGSPWRASSQGERSHTVLHDWNEIPGDIKSRTPDMGWSLGSKDLNNEWESRDEARWKTSDDPVIRRQRSGILDREQELRQPQQLSPEELQLYYKDPQGIIQGPFSGADIIGWFEAGYFGIDLLVRIAGAKNDMPFLALGDVMPHLRAKARPPPGFTAPKPEVADTSSRPNFGNVGMIQAGLSEIEIARNDPRNKQGSTTEAQNRFLESLMSGNPSGSPLHKFPFSEGLQGFIGNNPHGLTHSGLDNLLAKRMVLERQRSFPNPYQYWPGMDASSVIPMSEIVPDANPLSSVAENPSQPPHTQNADLMSILQGLTNRSSSDINNSAAGRSTFPVQGGSEPLQSNFPPQAPLQSNFPPQIPLGFQQQRLHPQNQQSLLSQAIDSSSISTQEKLLSSGLLHDPQVLSMLQQQYLLQLHSQAPVPTQQMSLLDNLMLLKQQQQKQEEQQILLRQQQQLLSQVMPEHHSQQHFTEPSFGQMQASVMLKGIDPSRLQSSQEMFPVGTNVQVPNTQNELTSSYMTLPPQGNQDISHNVSEGASSVPLPHQVLGNVTHQRSRDVTPAAPISIQQESLPMSTIVESSPLFDVMTKSREVSLAQESITDSDFHVAKTLEEAAENAFIADQSAGVAISQCVADPLPSLGAFKKDVPEHINDVNVQSGNQIEEQQIEREKYNDEAPTVVEAKNVEVRGQRKTSEKKSKKQKSAKAQSSTDQAKGASKVQSEAEKPVVGDVKLEMRGNRSSKPEIVTVEAVESQQSEKLEAVKVSGDDTEPHEIRGDSKLVESVSGQSTQTQIGQRAWKPAPGFKAKSLLEIQQEEQRKAQTEVIIPEVTINSPSLSTPWAGVVANSEPKISRETPVDAGINDLNAGKPKTSQNPKSKKSPLHDLLADEVLAKSSERDVEIPNGVSTQHSSQIMPTHSESVDGDNFIEAKDTKKSRKRSAKAKGTGTKTSISVTAVDVPVSSSPTEKVKSSRSVQQEKEVLPTIPSGPSLGDFVLWKGETANPAPSPAWFTDSGKIPKPTSLRDIQKEQEKRVAAAQHQNQIPTPQKSQPPQVTRNSAPSWSLSASSPSKAASPIAINSHASQSRNKVEDDLFWGPIDQAKQENTQADFPHLASQGSRGVKNTPVKGTSAGSLGRQKSVGGKSTERLLSSSPSQSSMKGKRDAMTKQSEAMGFRDWCKSECVRLIGTKDTSFLEFCLKQSKSEAELLLKENLGSYDPDHEFIDKFLNYKELLPADVLEIAFQKGNDQRGVAGFSSGDMNSYSADVGDVDQDGFSKGGGKKKGKKGKKVSPAVLGFNVVSNRIMMGEIQTLED; the protein is encoded by the exons ATGGCCGACCTCTCCAGCTCAGCCTCTCGCCGCCAGCTTTCCGTCACCACTCCGCCCCAGATCTCCAAAG GTGGACAAGGTTCGGAGAATCTTATTCCCCTTTCACCGCAATGGCTTCTGCCTAAGCCGGGGGAGAGTAAGACAGGAATGTTAACTGGG GAAAAACCTCCCAGCCCAAATCCATCCTTTGGCAGTCGCTTGGATACCATGAAATCATCAGGTAATGGTGATGAAATTCGTGATACCCAGAAGAAGGATGTTTTCAGGCCATCTTTGATGGATATGGAAGCTGGTGGTCGTCGTGAACGCTGGCGTGATGAAGAAAGAGACACCAACTCCTCAGGACGCAAAGATCGTTGGAGGGATGGTGATAAAGAAATTGGTGACACTCGCAGGATGGATCGATGGATGGAAAATTCATCTGCAAAGCAATTTGGAGAAGCACGTCGTGCCCCACTTGAGCGGTGGACTGACTCAAGTAACAAGGAATCCAATTATGAGCAACGGCGAGAGAGCAAATGGAACACGCGCTGGGGGCCTAATGACAAGGAGGCAGAAGGTTTTCCTGACAAGTGGGCAGACTCTGGTAGAGATGGTCTGCATCTTGATAAGAGTTTGTCTCATGTTGGAAATCATGTAAAGGATGAGAAGGATGGGGATCCCTACCGGCCTTGGAGATCAAACTCCTCCCAAGCCCGGGGAAGGGGAGATCCTTCTTATAACCAGACTTTATCAGCAAACAAACATGCTCCTACACATTCATCTAATTGGGGGCGTGGAGAAATTACACCTCCCAGCTTTTCTCTTGGTCGTGGAAGGGGTGGCTCTGGTGGAGGCTTTATGAACAGCAGTCCTACTATTCCTCAGTCTATAGGAACTGTATTGGACAAAGTTGAAAGTGAACATGGAGAGCCTTATCCATTAAGGTATAGTAGGACGAAGCTGCTTGATGTTTACAGGAAGGCTGATATGAAATCATATAAAAAACCAGTTGATGGGTTTATAGAAGTGAGCTCTCTTGCGGTGGATGAACCATTGGAACCTCTGGCACTTTGTGCACCGAATTCTGAGGAAATG GCTCTTTTGAAGGGAATTGACAAAGGAGATATAGTAAGTAGTGGTGCACCCCAGACTTCTAAAGATGGAAGGAACCCAAATGATTTTACACAGTCAAGAAGACCCAAGCTTG GCAGTAGAGAAGATTTACCCCTTGCACTTGGTGATTCTAAAGATGAAAGCATTGCTAGGTCAAAAGGTGGTCTTCCGAATTATGCAGAGGGTTCTTCTTATGAAAGGCAGGTGCTTCATCATGGATCCAGCCTAAAAGGAGAAATAACGCAGGAACATAAAACATACTCAGAGAACAATTTCAGATCAGAAG CTTTTAAGGGAGACAGTGGTCCTTTCATAAGGGCTGAGGAGGCACCTGTTAGTGCAGAGTTGAGCATGCAGGGAGGTATTACTGCTCATTCTGGTTCTCCATGGAGAGCTTCATCACAAGGAGAACGCTCACATACAGTCTTGCATGATTGGAACGAGATTCCCGGTGATATTAAGTCAAGAACTCCTGATATGGGCTGGTCGTTAGGATCGAAAGATCTTAACAACGAATGGGAAAGTAGGGATGAGGCAAGATGGAAAACCAGTGATGATCCTGTTATAAGGAGGCAGCGATCGGGAATTCTAGATAGGGAACAAGAATTGAGACAACCTCAGCAGCTTTCTCCAGAGGAGCTTCAGCTTTATTATAAAGATCCTCAGGGTATAATTCAAGGTCCTTTCTCTGGGGCTGACATTATTGGCTGGTTTGAGGCTGGATATTTTGGCATAGATTTGCTAGTTCGCATAGCAGGTGCAAAAAATGATATGCCATTTTTGGCACTTGGTGATGTTATGCCTCATTTACGAGCTAAAGCTAGACCACCGCCTGGATTTACTGCACCTAAACCGGAGGTTGCAGATACATCAAGTAGGCCAAACTTTGGTAATGTTGGGATGATTCAAGCTGGTTTAAGTGAGATAGAGATAGCAAGAAATGATCCAAGGAATAAACAGGGCTCGACAACAGAAGCTCAGAATAGGTTTCTGGAGTCACTGATGTCTGGTAATCCGAGTGGCTCACCACTTCATAAGTTTCCTTTTTCGGAAG GTTTACAAGGATTTATAGGAAACAATCCTCACGGCTTGACTCATAGTGGATTGGATAATCTGTTGGCCAAGAGAATGGTTCTTGAACGACAGAGGTCTTTTCCTAATCCTTATCAATATTGGCCTGGGATGGATGCTTCATCTGTGATACCTATGTCGGAGATTGTCCCAGATGCAAACCCCCTCTCTTCAGTGGCTGAAAATCCTAGTCAGCCTCCTCATACCCAAAATGCTGACCTCATGTCCATCCTTCAAGGATTAACTAACCGGTCATCATCTGACATAAATAATAGTGCTGCTGGTCGGTCAACTTTTCCTGTCCAAGGTGGCTCAGAGCCACTCCAGAGTAATTTTCCTCCCCAAGCCCCACTCCAGAGTAACTTTCCTCCCCAAATCCCACTTGGGTTCCAACAGCAGAGGCTGCATCCTCAGAATCAACAATCTTTACTCTCTCAAGCTATTGATAGTTCAAGTATTTCAACGCAAGAGAAATTACTATCTTCTGGTTTATTACATGATCCACAAGTATTGAGTATGTTGCAACAGCAGTATTTATTACAGTTACATTCCCAGGCGCCTGTTCCAACACAACAAATGTCATTGTTGGATAATTTAATGTTGCTCAAGCAGCAGCAACAGAAACAGGAGGAGCAGCAAATTTTGTTAAGGCAACAACAGCAGCTGCTTTCCCAGGTTATGCCAGAGCATCACTCTCAACAGCATTTTACTGAGCCATCTTTTGGACAGATGCAGGCTTCTGTGATGCTGAAAGGGATAGATCCCTCCCGGCTTCAGTCGTCACAAGAAATGTTTCCAGTTGGTACAAATGTGCAGGTTCCTAATACGCAAAATGAACTTACTAGTAGTTATATGACTTTGCCTCCCCAAGGGAACCAAGATATCAGTCATAATGTTAGTGAGGGAGCATCCTCAGTACCTTTACCGCATCAAGTGCTTGGGAATGTTACTCATCAAAGAAGTCGGGATGTTACTCCGGCGGCACCAATTTCTATTCAGCAGGAGTCGCTGCCAATGTCCACAATTGTTGAGAGCTCACCGTTGTTTGATGTGATGACCAAATCTAGAGAGGTGTCCCTTGCGCAGGAGTCCATAACTGATTCTGATTTTCATGTTGCTAAAACCCTGGAAGAGGCAGCTGAAAACGCTTTCATAGCTGACCAATCTGCCGGGGTAGCAATTTCTCAGTGTGTTGCAGATCCTCTTCCATCATTAGGAGCTTTCAAGAAAGATGTACCTGAGCATATCAATGATGTGAATGTTCAATCAGGCAATCAAATTGAAGAACAGCAGATTGAAAGGGAAAAATACAATGATGAGGCTCCTACAGTGGTTGAAGCAAAGAATGTTGAAGTAAGAGGGCAAAGAAAGACTTCTGAGAAGAAGTCCAAGAAGCAAAAATCTGCCAAGGCACAGTCTTCAACTGACCAAGCAAAAGGAGCATCCAAGGTGCAGTCTGAAGCTGAAAAGCCTGTTGTTGGAGATGTAAAGTTGGAGATGAGAGGCAACCGAAGCAGTAAGCCTGAAATTGTTACAGTGGAGGCTGTGGAATCCCAACAATCTGAAAAATTAGAGGCTGTGAAAGTTTCTGGAGATGATACGGAACCTCATGAAATCAGGGGTGATTCTAAGTTAGTTGAGTCTGTTTCTGGGCAAAGTACTCAAACACAGATTGGCCAGCGAGCTTGGAAGCCTGCTCCTGGTTTTAAGGCGAAATCGTTACTAGAAATTCAACAGGAAGAACAGAGGAAGGCACAGACAGAAGTGATTATACCTGAGGTCACCATCAACTCCCCCAGTTTGTCAACTCCTTGGGCCGGGGTTGTAGCCAATTCAGAACCAAAAATATCTAGAGAAACTCCGGTAGATGCAGGTATTAATGACTTAAATGCTGGGAAGCCCAAAACTTCTCAAAACCCAAAGAGCAAGAAGAGCCCGCTACATGATTTATTAGCAGATGAGGTTTTGGCCAAGTCTAGTGAAAGAGATGTCGAAATTCCTAATGGTGTGTCAACTCAGCATTCTTCACAAATTATGCCCACCCATTCAGAATCTGTAGATGGCGATAACTTTATTGAGGCAAAAGACACCAAAAAGAGTCGCAAAAGGTCAGCAAAAGCAAAGGGTACTGGAACCAAGACCTCAATATCAGTTACTGCTGTAGATGTGCCTGTTAGTTCAAGCCCCACTGAGAAAGTCAAAAGCTCCCGTTCTGTACAGCAGGAAAAAGAAGTATTGCCTACAATTCCATCAGGGCCTTCATTGGGAGATTTTGTTCTTTGGAAAGGAGAAACGGCTAACCCTGCTCCTTCTCCAGCATGGTTTACAGACTCCGGGAAGATTCCTAAACCCACATCTTTAAGAGATATCCAAAAGGAGCAGGAGAAGAGGGTTGCTGCTGCTCAGCACCAAAATCAGATTCCAACTCCACAGAAATCACAGCCACCTCAAGTCACCCGCAATAGTGCTCCGTCATGGTCGCTTTCGGCATCATCTCCATCTAAAGCTGCATCTCCCATCGCGATTAATTCCCATGCATCTCAGTCAAGAAATAAAGTAGAAGATGACTTATTCTGGGGACCAATTGATCAAGCAAAGCAAGAAAATACGCA GGCAGATTTTCCTCATCTTGCAAGCCAGGGCAGTCGGGGAGTGAAAAATACTCCTGTAAAAGGAACTTCGGCTGGTTCATTAGGCAGGCAGAAATCAGTGGGTGGAAAGTCAACCGAGCGATTACTTTCATCCTCACCGTCTCAGTCATCTATGAAAGGAAAAAGGGATGCCATGACCAAGCAATCAG AAGCCATGGGCTTCCGAGATTGGTGCAAGAGCGAGTGCGTGAGGCTTATTGGCACGAAAG ataCGAGTTTCCTTGAGTTTTGCCTGAAGCAATCCAAATCGGAGGCGGAGTTGCTTCTGAAAGAGAACCTAGGGTCGTATGATCCCGATCACGAGTTCATTGACAAATTTCTCAACTACAAGGAGTTGCTACCGGCTGATGTCCTTGAAATTGCCTTTCAAAAAGGGAATGACCAAAGAGGGGTCGCCGGGTTCAGCAGCGGAGATATGAATTCATACAGTGCAGATGTTGGGGATGTGGACCAAGACGGGTTCTCCAAAGGGGGCGGCAAGAAGAAggggaagaaaggaaagaaggTTAGTCCGGCTGTCTTGGGATTTAACGTCGTGAGTAACCGCATCATGATGGGTGAGATCCAGACACTGGAAGATTAG
- the LOC137717343 gene encoding protein ESSENTIAL FOR POTEXVIRUS ACCUMULATION 1-like isoform X1 produces the protein MADLSSSASRRQLSVTTPPQISKGGQGSENLIPLSPQWLLPKPGESKTGMLTGEKPPSPNPSFGSRLDTMKSSGNGDEIRDTQKKDVFRPSLMDMEAGGRRERWRDEERDTNSSGRKDRWRDGDKEIGDTRRMDRWMENSSAKQFGEARRAPLERWTDSSNKESNYEQRRESKWNTRWGPNDKEAEGFPDKWADSGRDGLHLDKSLSHVGNHVKDEKDGDPYRPWRSNSSQARGRGDPSYNQTLSANKHAPTHSSNWGRGEITPPSFSLGRGRGGSGGGFMNSSPTIPQSIGTVLDKVESEHGEPYPLRYSRTKLLDVYRKADMKSYKKPVDGFIEVSSLAVDEPLEPLALCAPNSEEMALLKGIDKGDIVSSGAPQTSKDGRNPNDFTQSRRPKLAGSREDLPLALGDSKDESIARSKGGLPNYAEGSSYERQVLHHGSSLKGEITQEHKTYSENNFRSEAFKGDSGPFIRAEEAPVSAELSMQGGITAHSGSPWRASSQGERSHTVLHDWNEIPGDIKSRTPDMGWSLGSKDLNNEWESRDEARWKTSDDPVIRRQRSGILDREQELRQPQQLSPEELQLYYKDPQGIIQGPFSGADIIGWFEAGYFGIDLLVRIAGAKNDMPFLALGDVMPHLRAKARPPPGFTAPKPEVADTSSRPNFGNVGMIQAGLSEIEIARNDPRNKQGSTTEAQNRFLESLMSGNPSGSPLHKFPFSEGLQGFIGNNPHGLTHSGLDNLLAKRMVLERQRSFPNPYQYWPGMDASSVIPMSEIVPDANPLSSVAENPSQPPHTQNADLMSILQGLTNRSSSDINNSAAGRSTFPVQGGSEPLQSNFPPQAPLQSNFPPQIPLGFQQQRLHPQNQQSLLSQAIDSSSISTQEKLLSSGLLHDPQVLSMLQQQYLLQLHSQAPVPTQQMSLLDNLMLLKQQQQKQEEQQILLRQQQQLLSQVMPEHHSQQHFTEPSFGQMQASVMLKGIDPSRLQSSQEMFPVGTNVQVPNTQNELTSSYMTLPPQGNQDISHNVSEGASSVPLPHQVLGNVTHQRSRDVTPAAPISIQQESLPMSTIVESSPLFDVMTKSREVSLAQESITDSDFHVAKTLEEAAENAFIADQSAGVAISQCVADPLPSLGAFKKDVPEHINDVNVQSGNQIEEQQIEREKYNDEAPTVVEAKNVEVRGQRKTSEKKSKKQKSAKAQSSTDQAKGASKVQSEAEKPVVGDVKLEMRGNRSSKPEIVTVEAVESQQSEKLEAVKVSGDDTEPHEIRGDSKLVESVSGQSTQTQIGQRAWKPAPGFKAKSLLEIQQEEQRKAQTEVIIPEVTINSPSLSTPWAGVVANSEPKISRETPVDAGINDLNAGKPKTSQNPKSKKSPLHDLLADEVLAKSSERDVEIPNGVSTQHSSQIMPTHSESVDGDNFIEAKDTKKSRKRSAKAKGTGTKTSISVTAVDVPVSSSPTEKVKSSRSVQQEKEVLPTIPSGPSLGDFVLWKGETANPAPSPAWFTDSGKIPKPTSLRDIQKEQEKRVAAAQHQNQIPTPQKSQPPQVTRNSAPSWSLSASSPSKAASPIAINSHASQSRNKVEDDLFWGPIDQAKQENTQADFPHLASQGSRGVKNTPVKGTSAGSLGRQKSVGGKSTERLLSSSPSQSSMKGKRDAMTKQSEAMGFRDWCKSECVRLIGTKDTSFLEFCLKQSKSEAELLLKENLGSYDPDHEFIDKFLNYKELLPADVLEIAFQKGNDQRGVAGFSSGDMNSYSADVGDVDQDGFSKGGGKKKGKKGKKVSPAVLGFNVVSNRIMMGEIQTLED, from the exons ATGGCCGACCTCTCCAGCTCAGCCTCTCGCCGCCAGCTTTCCGTCACCACTCCGCCCCAGATCTCCAAAG GTGGACAAGGTTCGGAGAATCTTATTCCCCTTTCACCGCAATGGCTTCTGCCTAAGCCGGGGGAGAGTAAGACAGGAATGTTAACTGGG GAAAAACCTCCCAGCCCAAATCCATCCTTTGGCAGTCGCTTGGATACCATGAAATCATCAGGTAATGGTGATGAAATTCGTGATACCCAGAAGAAGGATGTTTTCAGGCCATCTTTGATGGATATGGAAGCTGGTGGTCGTCGTGAACGCTGGCGTGATGAAGAAAGAGACACCAACTCCTCAGGACGCAAAGATCGTTGGAGGGATGGTGATAAAGAAATTGGTGACACTCGCAGGATGGATCGATGGATGGAAAATTCATCTGCAAAGCAATTTGGAGAAGCACGTCGTGCCCCACTTGAGCGGTGGACTGACTCAAGTAACAAGGAATCCAATTATGAGCAACGGCGAGAGAGCAAATGGAACACGCGCTGGGGGCCTAATGACAAGGAGGCAGAAGGTTTTCCTGACAAGTGGGCAGACTCTGGTAGAGATGGTCTGCATCTTGATAAGAGTTTGTCTCATGTTGGAAATCATGTAAAGGATGAGAAGGATGGGGATCCCTACCGGCCTTGGAGATCAAACTCCTCCCAAGCCCGGGGAAGGGGAGATCCTTCTTATAACCAGACTTTATCAGCAAACAAACATGCTCCTACACATTCATCTAATTGGGGGCGTGGAGAAATTACACCTCCCAGCTTTTCTCTTGGTCGTGGAAGGGGTGGCTCTGGTGGAGGCTTTATGAACAGCAGTCCTACTATTCCTCAGTCTATAGGAACTGTATTGGACAAAGTTGAAAGTGAACATGGAGAGCCTTATCCATTAAGGTATAGTAGGACGAAGCTGCTTGATGTTTACAGGAAGGCTGATATGAAATCATATAAAAAACCAGTTGATGGGTTTATAGAAGTGAGCTCTCTTGCGGTGGATGAACCATTGGAACCTCTGGCACTTTGTGCACCGAATTCTGAGGAAATG GCTCTTTTGAAGGGAATTGACAAAGGAGATATAGTAAGTAGTGGTGCACCCCAGACTTCTAAAGATGGAAGGAACCCAAATGATTTTACACAGTCAAGAAGACCCAAGCTTG CAGGCAGTAGAGAAGATTTACCCCTTGCACTTGGTGATTCTAAAGATGAAAGCATTGCTAGGTCAAAAGGTGGTCTTCCGAATTATGCAGAGGGTTCTTCTTATGAAAGGCAGGTGCTTCATCATGGATCCAGCCTAAAAGGAGAAATAACGCAGGAACATAAAACATACTCAGAGAACAATTTCAGATCAGAAG CTTTTAAGGGAGACAGTGGTCCTTTCATAAGGGCTGAGGAGGCACCTGTTAGTGCAGAGTTGAGCATGCAGGGAGGTATTACTGCTCATTCTGGTTCTCCATGGAGAGCTTCATCACAAGGAGAACGCTCACATACAGTCTTGCATGATTGGAACGAGATTCCCGGTGATATTAAGTCAAGAACTCCTGATATGGGCTGGTCGTTAGGATCGAAAGATCTTAACAACGAATGGGAAAGTAGGGATGAGGCAAGATGGAAAACCAGTGATGATCCTGTTATAAGGAGGCAGCGATCGGGAATTCTAGATAGGGAACAAGAATTGAGACAACCTCAGCAGCTTTCTCCAGAGGAGCTTCAGCTTTATTATAAAGATCCTCAGGGTATAATTCAAGGTCCTTTCTCTGGGGCTGACATTATTGGCTGGTTTGAGGCTGGATATTTTGGCATAGATTTGCTAGTTCGCATAGCAGGTGCAAAAAATGATATGCCATTTTTGGCACTTGGTGATGTTATGCCTCATTTACGAGCTAAAGCTAGACCACCGCCTGGATTTACTGCACCTAAACCGGAGGTTGCAGATACATCAAGTAGGCCAAACTTTGGTAATGTTGGGATGATTCAAGCTGGTTTAAGTGAGATAGAGATAGCAAGAAATGATCCAAGGAATAAACAGGGCTCGACAACAGAAGCTCAGAATAGGTTTCTGGAGTCACTGATGTCTGGTAATCCGAGTGGCTCACCACTTCATAAGTTTCCTTTTTCGGAAG GTTTACAAGGATTTATAGGAAACAATCCTCACGGCTTGACTCATAGTGGATTGGATAATCTGTTGGCCAAGAGAATGGTTCTTGAACGACAGAGGTCTTTTCCTAATCCTTATCAATATTGGCCTGGGATGGATGCTTCATCTGTGATACCTATGTCGGAGATTGTCCCAGATGCAAACCCCCTCTCTTCAGTGGCTGAAAATCCTAGTCAGCCTCCTCATACCCAAAATGCTGACCTCATGTCCATCCTTCAAGGATTAACTAACCGGTCATCATCTGACATAAATAATAGTGCTGCTGGTCGGTCAACTTTTCCTGTCCAAGGTGGCTCAGAGCCACTCCAGAGTAATTTTCCTCCCCAAGCCCCACTCCAGAGTAACTTTCCTCCCCAAATCCCACTTGGGTTCCAACAGCAGAGGCTGCATCCTCAGAATCAACAATCTTTACTCTCTCAAGCTATTGATAGTTCAAGTATTTCAACGCAAGAGAAATTACTATCTTCTGGTTTATTACATGATCCACAAGTATTGAGTATGTTGCAACAGCAGTATTTATTACAGTTACATTCCCAGGCGCCTGTTCCAACACAACAAATGTCATTGTTGGATAATTTAATGTTGCTCAAGCAGCAGCAACAGAAACAGGAGGAGCAGCAAATTTTGTTAAGGCAACAACAGCAGCTGCTTTCCCAGGTTATGCCAGAGCATCACTCTCAACAGCATTTTACTGAGCCATCTTTTGGACAGATGCAGGCTTCTGTGATGCTGAAAGGGATAGATCCCTCCCGGCTTCAGTCGTCACAAGAAATGTTTCCAGTTGGTACAAATGTGCAGGTTCCTAATACGCAAAATGAACTTACTAGTAGTTATATGACTTTGCCTCCCCAAGGGAACCAAGATATCAGTCATAATGTTAGTGAGGGAGCATCCTCAGTACCTTTACCGCATCAAGTGCTTGGGAATGTTACTCATCAAAGAAGTCGGGATGTTACTCCGGCGGCACCAATTTCTATTCAGCAGGAGTCGCTGCCAATGTCCACAATTGTTGAGAGCTCACCGTTGTTTGATGTGATGACCAAATCTAGAGAGGTGTCCCTTGCGCAGGAGTCCATAACTGATTCTGATTTTCATGTTGCTAAAACCCTGGAAGAGGCAGCTGAAAACGCTTTCATAGCTGACCAATCTGCCGGGGTAGCAATTTCTCAGTGTGTTGCAGATCCTCTTCCATCATTAGGAGCTTTCAAGAAAGATGTACCTGAGCATATCAATGATGTGAATGTTCAATCAGGCAATCAAATTGAAGAACAGCAGATTGAAAGGGAAAAATACAATGATGAGGCTCCTACAGTGGTTGAAGCAAAGAATGTTGAAGTAAGAGGGCAAAGAAAGACTTCTGAGAAGAAGTCCAAGAAGCAAAAATCTGCCAAGGCACAGTCTTCAACTGACCAAGCAAAAGGAGCATCCAAGGTGCAGTCTGAAGCTGAAAAGCCTGTTGTTGGAGATGTAAAGTTGGAGATGAGAGGCAACCGAAGCAGTAAGCCTGAAATTGTTACAGTGGAGGCTGTGGAATCCCAACAATCTGAAAAATTAGAGGCTGTGAAAGTTTCTGGAGATGATACGGAACCTCATGAAATCAGGGGTGATTCTAAGTTAGTTGAGTCTGTTTCTGGGCAAAGTACTCAAACACAGATTGGCCAGCGAGCTTGGAAGCCTGCTCCTGGTTTTAAGGCGAAATCGTTACTAGAAATTCAACAGGAAGAACAGAGGAAGGCACAGACAGAAGTGATTATACCTGAGGTCACCATCAACTCCCCCAGTTTGTCAACTCCTTGGGCCGGGGTTGTAGCCAATTCAGAACCAAAAATATCTAGAGAAACTCCGGTAGATGCAGGTATTAATGACTTAAATGCTGGGAAGCCCAAAACTTCTCAAAACCCAAAGAGCAAGAAGAGCCCGCTACATGATTTATTAGCAGATGAGGTTTTGGCCAAGTCTAGTGAAAGAGATGTCGAAATTCCTAATGGTGTGTCAACTCAGCATTCTTCACAAATTATGCCCACCCATTCAGAATCTGTAGATGGCGATAACTTTATTGAGGCAAAAGACACCAAAAAGAGTCGCAAAAGGTCAGCAAAAGCAAAGGGTACTGGAACCAAGACCTCAATATCAGTTACTGCTGTAGATGTGCCTGTTAGTTCAAGCCCCACTGAGAAAGTCAAAAGCTCCCGTTCTGTACAGCAGGAAAAAGAAGTATTGCCTACAATTCCATCAGGGCCTTCATTGGGAGATTTTGTTCTTTGGAAAGGAGAAACGGCTAACCCTGCTCCTTCTCCAGCATGGTTTACAGACTCCGGGAAGATTCCTAAACCCACATCTTTAAGAGATATCCAAAAGGAGCAGGAGAAGAGGGTTGCTGCTGCTCAGCACCAAAATCAGATTCCAACTCCACAGAAATCACAGCCACCTCAAGTCACCCGCAATAGTGCTCCGTCATGGTCGCTTTCGGCATCATCTCCATCTAAAGCTGCATCTCCCATCGCGATTAATTCCCATGCATCTCAGTCAAGAAATAAAGTAGAAGATGACTTATTCTGGGGACCAATTGATCAAGCAAAGCAAGAAAATACGCA GGCAGATTTTCCTCATCTTGCAAGCCAGGGCAGTCGGGGAGTGAAAAATACTCCTGTAAAAGGAACTTCGGCTGGTTCATTAGGCAGGCAGAAATCAGTGGGTGGAAAGTCAACCGAGCGATTACTTTCATCCTCACCGTCTCAGTCATCTATGAAAGGAAAAAGGGATGCCATGACCAAGCAATCAG AAGCCATGGGCTTCCGAGATTGGTGCAAGAGCGAGTGCGTGAGGCTTATTGGCACGAAAG ataCGAGTTTCCTTGAGTTTTGCCTGAAGCAATCCAAATCGGAGGCGGAGTTGCTTCTGAAAGAGAACCTAGGGTCGTATGATCCCGATCACGAGTTCATTGACAAATTTCTCAACTACAAGGAGTTGCTACCGGCTGATGTCCTTGAAATTGCCTTTCAAAAAGGGAATGACCAAAGAGGGGTCGCCGGGTTCAGCAGCGGAGATATGAATTCATACAGTGCAGATGTTGGGGATGTGGACCAAGACGGGTTCTCCAAAGGGGGCGGCAAGAAGAAggggaagaaaggaaagaaggTTAGTCCGGCTGTCTTGGGATTTAACGTCGTGAGTAACCGCATCATGATGGGTGAGATCCAGACACTGGAAGATTAG